A stretch of the Eretmochelys imbricata isolate rEreImb1 chromosome 15, rEreImb1.hap1, whole genome shotgun sequence genome encodes the following:
- the RTN4R gene encoding reticulon-4 receptor, with protein MAALAARGSKLLILVLCLNIQLEVESCPGACVCYSEPKITISCQQQGLTVIPTEIPIQTQRIFLHNNKITLVRSTSFSSCRNMTILWIHSNNISLIESRSFYGLDKLEELDLSDNVNLKFINPTTFQGLIHLHTLHLDRCGLLELSTGLFRGLFSLQHLYLQDNNLQNLLDDTFLDLANLTYLFLHGNKIKSLSENVFRGLINLDRLLLHQNRVSLVHRRSFHDLGKVMTLYLFNNNLTVLSGETMAPLVSLQYLRLNGNQWICDCQAQSLWNWFKQFKGSSSELECHLPANLAGRDLKRLQSSDLEGCVDSSNQIRTSVFSTKTRSGKLPTTDSPLNSRDGSQKCCQPETDKSFIYEAKGKAGPSSHSSRPSPNNPFKDKENMSKIKYIETDPSKNGSNKQINDSPFGTFPSVVDPPLTKLKPEFLAPIQPSTVPTKKRQGCSKKNKSKAQCRLTQQGNSSTLHSSLSLLLPLLVWSLLLLC; from the coding sequence GAAGCAAACTGCTGATTTTGGTGCTTTGCTTGAACATCCAGTTGGAAGTGGAATCTTGCCCTGGGGCGTGTGTATGCTACAGTGAACCCAAGATCACAATAAGCTGTCAGCAGCAGGGACTGACAGTAATCCCCACTGAGATCCCCATTCAGACCCAACGCATCTTCCTGCACAACAACAAGATAACCCTGGTGAGGTCCACCAGCTTCAGTTCCTGCCGCAACATGACTATCCTTTGGATCCATTCCAACAACATCAGCCTCATCGAGTCCAGGTCATTTTATGGgcttgacaaactggaggaatTAGACCTCAGTGACAATGTGAACTTGAAGTTCATCAATCCCACCACTTTCCAGGGTCTCATTCACCTTCACACCTTACACCTGGATCGCTGTGGGCTACTGGAGCTATCCACAGGGCTTTTCCGAGGGTTGTTCTCCTTGCAGCATCTCTACCTTCAGGATAATAACCTGCAGAACCTGCTGGATGACACTTTCCTAGATCTTGCAAATCTCACCTATCTGTTTTTGCATGGTAATAAAATTAAGAGCTTATCAGAGAATGTCTTTCGTGGGCTGATCAACCTGGATCGGCTCCTGTTGCACCAGAACAGAGTCAGCCTGGTTCACCGCAGGTCTTTTCATGACCTTGGGAAAGTGATGACCTTGTATCTGTTCAATAACAACTTGACGGTGCTCTCTGGAGAAACAATGGCTCCCTTAGTGTCCCTCCAGTACCTTCGTTTAAATGGCAACCAGTGGATCTGTGACTGTCAGGCTCAGTCCCTCTGGAATTGGTTTAAACAGTTTAAAGGATCTTCATCAGAGCTGGAGTGCCATCTGCCCGCTAACTTGGCAGGGAGAGACCTCAAAAGACTGCAGAGCAGCGACCTGGAAGGATGTGTCGACTCTTCCAATCAGATAAGAACAAGTGTTTTTAGTACTAAGACCAGATCTGGCAAACTGCCAACCACCGACTCCCCACTAAATTCCCGGGATGGCTCCCAGAAGTGCTGCCAACCGGAAACTGATAAATCCTTTATTTATGAAGCCAAGGGTAAGGCAGGTCCATCTTCACACAGCAGCCGGCCGTCCCCCAACAACCCTTTCAAAGATAAGGAGAACATGTCCAAAATCAAGTACATCGAAACGGACCCTTCCAAAAATGGGAGCAACAAGCAGATAAACGACTCCCCTTTTGGGACCTTCCCCAGCGTTGTAGACCCTCCATTGACCAAGTTGAAACCAGAATTCCTAGCTCCCATTCAACCCTCCACAGTCCCAACCAAAAAGAGGCAGGGGTGCTCTAAAAAAAACAAGTCGAAGGCCCAGTGCCGCCTCACCCAGCAAGGAAACAGCTCCACATTACATTCAAGCCTGAGTCTTTTGCTTCCCCTCTTGGTGTGGAGCTTACTGTTGCTCTGCTAA